One Solanum lycopersicum chromosome 2, SLM_r2.1 genomic region harbors:
- the LOC101262982 gene encoding uncharacterized protein isoform X1, which translates to MAMFWRMAGLSTASPVETILDKENFALDELLDEDEIIQECKALNGRLINFLRERAQVEQLVRYIVEEAPEDAEKKRTFKFPFIACEIFTCEVDIILKALVENEELMNLLFSFLEPEHTHSTLLAGYFSKVVICLLLRKTSAFMNYVQAHQDIIKKLVDLIGITSIMEVLIRLIGTDEHLYSNFSENMQWLEDTNVLEMIVDKFSSSYCIPALCCHSEKRNYCMPDDSFLGDQGAGADEKDCPEVHANAAETLCAITRYAPPGIAAKISSPSFIERLFRHALEESRPKSVLVNSLSVCISLLDPKRLASGTYYMYGRQSMQCSGASANPETVEGMLGSLGNLLKLLDISSEDNVLPTTYGSLHPPLGKHRLKIIEFVSVLVSVSSEAAEKELIRLGAVKRILELFFEYPYNNFLHHHVETIIISCLESKNIQFVDHLLSDCNLLLKILEAEKNSTLAADQSKPTASVEGRTPPRIGNIGHVTRIANKLVQLGNNNNGIQSRLQENSEWIDWQTNILQKRNAVENVFQWACGRPTSLHDRMRDSDDDDYQDRDYDVAALANNLSQAFRYGIYNNDELDEARGSLERDDEDVYFDDESAEVVISSLRLGDDQESGSLFTNSNWFAFEDDKEIREQYTALVASPSPDTEETNIIRPRTNDDAAADEDDDLADTASSDRPEPKQSSDHPAPSSLSEDLHRATSNETIKPPEWVEWRENSNTIATSNQTSDSAGVADVVGPPLPNGDVKKESEAPKDTTRSKEENAHIPPTNVCTSNVKEGSSGDTSQPPESGGSQSASNASSSSVEKPPAGTVGSSSGETKK; encoded by the exons ATGGCTATGTTTTGGCGTATGGCTGGCCTCTCCACTGCTTCTCCA GTGGAGACAATTTTGGATAAGGAAAATTTTGCACTGGATGAGCTCTTGGACGAGGATGAAATAATTCAAGAATGTAAAGCTCTTAATGGACGCCTTATTAACTT TCTGCGAGAAAGAGCTCAAGTTGAACAACTTGTCAGGTACATAGTGGAAGAGGCTCCAGAAGATGCAGAGAAGAAACGAACTTTTAA GTTTCCTTTTATTGCTTGTGAAATCTTTACATGCGAGGTGGACATAATTCTTAAAGCATTGGTTGAGAATGAGGAG CTAATGAACCTGCTATTCTCATTTTTGGAACCTGAGCACACACATAGTACTCTGTTGGCCGGTTACTTCAGCAAG GTTGTCATATGCTTGTTGCTGCGGAAAACATCAGCTTTTATGAACTACGTACAA GCTCATCAAGATATTATCAAGAAGTTGGTTGATCTCATTGGAATTACATCCATCATGGAG GTGTTAATCCGCCTAATTGGCACCGATGAACATTTGTATAGCAACTTCTCGGAGAACATGCAGTGGTTGGAAGATACAAATGTGCTGGAGATGATCGTTGATAAGTTTAGCTCATCA TACTGCATTCCTGCTTTATGCTGCCATTCTGAAAAAAGGAATTACTGCATGCCTGATGACAGCTTTCTAGGCGACCAAGGTGCTGGGGCTGATGAGAAG GATTGCCCTGAAGTGCATGCTAATGCAGCAGAAACTTTGTGTGCCATTACTCGATATGCTCCTCCTGGGATTGCTGCCAAAATCTCTAGCCCTAG TTTCATTGAGAGGTTATTTCGCCATGCTCTGGAGGAGTCACGACCTAAATCTGTGTTGGTTAACTCGTTATCTGTGTGCATATCGTTATTAGACCCTAAGAGGCTAGCTTCAGGAACATATTACATGTACGGTCGCCAGTCAATGCAGTGCTCTGGAGCAAGTGCAAATCCTGAGACTGTGGAAGGGATGTTGGGAAGCTTAG GTAATTTACTGAAGCTTCTGGATATCTCATCAGAGGATAATGTCTTGCCAACAACATATGGGAGCTTACATCCACCTCTTGGGAAGCATCGTCTGAAG ATTATAGAGTTTGTTTCAGTCTTGGTGAGTGTTAGCAGTGAAGCTGCTGAAAAGGAGTTGATTCGGCTTGGTGCTGTTAAACGCATCTTAGAATTGTTTTTTGA GTATCCATACAACAACTTTTTGCATCATCATGTTGAGACTATAATAATTTCGTGCCTGGAGAGTAAGAATATTCAATTTGTTGACCATCTTCTTAGTGACTGTAATCTTCTCTTGAAAATTCTCGAGGCAGAGAAAAACTCAACGCTTGCTGCTGATCAATCCAAg CCAACGGCCTCTGTTGAGGGAAGAACCCCACCCAGGATTGGAAACATTGGGCATGTGACGCGAATAGCTAACAAACTTGTTCAACTAGGGAACAATAATAATGGCATACAGTCGCGTCTGCAG GAGAATAGTGAATGGATTGATTGGCAGACAAATATTCTTCAAAAACGGAATGCtgtggaaaatgttttccagtGGGCTTGTGG GAGACCCACATCACTGCATGACCGAATGAGGGacagtgatgatgatgattatcaaGATAGAGACTATGATGTTGCAGCTCTGGCAAATAACTTAAGCCAGGCCTTCCGCTATGGAATCTATAACAACGATGAACTTGATGAG GCTCGTGGTTCACTTGAGCGGGATGATGAG GATGTCTATTTTGATGATGAGTCTGCTGAAGTTGTGATATCTTCACTACGTCTGGGGGACGATCAGGAAAG TGGATCACTTTTTACAAATTCCAACTGGTTTGCTTTTGAGGATGACAAAGAGATTCGTGAACAGTACACTGCTTTGGTTGCTTCTCCTTCACCTGACACAGAAGAAACTAATATTATTAGGCCCAGGACAAATGATGATGCAGCTgctgatgaagatgatgatttgGCAGACACTGCCTCATCTGATCGACCTGAGCCAAAACAAAGTTCTGATCATCCTGCACCCTCTAGTTTGTCTGAGGACTTGCATCGTGCTACAAGTAATGAAACCATTAAGCCTCCTGAATGGGTTGAATGGCGAGAAAACTCTAATACAATTGCAACATCCAATCAAACCTCGGATTCAGCTGGTGTTGCTGATGTGGTCGGGCCTCCTTTACCTAATGGCGACGTCAAAAAGGAATCAGAAGCTCCAAAGGATACTACTCggtcaaaagaagaaaatgctCATATTCCACCCACTAATGTGTGCACCAGTAATGTGAAAGAAGGATCATCAGGTGATACCTCACAGCCTCCAGAATCAGGTGGCAGCCAAAGCGCTAGCAATGCTAGTTCAAGTAGTGTGGAGAAGCCCCCTGCTGGAACGGTGGGATCATCTAGTGGAGAAACCAAAAAGTGA
- the LOC101262982 gene encoding uncharacterized protein isoform X2, which translates to MAMFWRMAGLSTASPVETILDKENFALDELLDEDEIIQECKALNGRLINFLRERAQVEQLVRYIVEEAPEDAEKKRTFKFPFIACEIFTCEVDIILKALVENEELMNLLFSFLEPEHTHSTLLAGYFSKVVICLLLRKTSAFMNYVQAHQDIIKKLVDLIGITSIMEVLIRLIGTDEHLYSNFSENMQWLEDTNVLEMIVDKFSSSDCPEVHANAAETLCAITRYAPPGIAAKISSPSFIERLFRHALEESRPKSVLVNSLSVCISLLDPKRLASGTYYMYGRQSMQCSGASANPETVEGMLGSLGNLLKLLDISSEDNVLPTTYGSLHPPLGKHRLKIIEFVSVLVSVSSEAAEKELIRLGAVKRILELFFEYPYNNFLHHHVETIIISCLESKNIQFVDHLLSDCNLLLKILEAEKNSTLAADQSKPTASVEGRTPPRIGNIGHVTRIANKLVQLGNNNNGIQSRLQENSEWIDWQTNILQKRNAVENVFQWACGRPTSLHDRMRDSDDDDYQDRDYDVAALANNLSQAFRYGIYNNDELDEARGSLERDDEDVYFDDESAEVVISSLRLGDDQESGSLFTNSNWFAFEDDKEIREQYTALVASPSPDTEETNIIRPRTNDDAAADEDDDLADTASSDRPEPKQSSDHPAPSSLSEDLHRATSNETIKPPEWVEWRENSNTIATSNQTSDSAGVADVVGPPLPNGDVKKESEAPKDTTRSKEENAHIPPTNVCTSNVKEGSSGDTSQPPESGGSQSASNASSSSVEKPPAGTVGSSSGETKK; encoded by the exons ATGGCTATGTTTTGGCGTATGGCTGGCCTCTCCACTGCTTCTCCA GTGGAGACAATTTTGGATAAGGAAAATTTTGCACTGGATGAGCTCTTGGACGAGGATGAAATAATTCAAGAATGTAAAGCTCTTAATGGACGCCTTATTAACTT TCTGCGAGAAAGAGCTCAAGTTGAACAACTTGTCAGGTACATAGTGGAAGAGGCTCCAGAAGATGCAGAGAAGAAACGAACTTTTAA GTTTCCTTTTATTGCTTGTGAAATCTTTACATGCGAGGTGGACATAATTCTTAAAGCATTGGTTGAGAATGAGGAG CTAATGAACCTGCTATTCTCATTTTTGGAACCTGAGCACACACATAGTACTCTGTTGGCCGGTTACTTCAGCAAG GTTGTCATATGCTTGTTGCTGCGGAAAACATCAGCTTTTATGAACTACGTACAA GCTCATCAAGATATTATCAAGAAGTTGGTTGATCTCATTGGAATTACATCCATCATGGAG GTGTTAATCCGCCTAATTGGCACCGATGAACATTTGTATAGCAACTTCTCGGAGAACATGCAGTGGTTGGAAGATACAAATGTGCTGGAGATGATCGTTGATAAGTTTAGCTCATCA GATTGCCCTGAAGTGCATGCTAATGCAGCAGAAACTTTGTGTGCCATTACTCGATATGCTCCTCCTGGGATTGCTGCCAAAATCTCTAGCCCTAG TTTCATTGAGAGGTTATTTCGCCATGCTCTGGAGGAGTCACGACCTAAATCTGTGTTGGTTAACTCGTTATCTGTGTGCATATCGTTATTAGACCCTAAGAGGCTAGCTTCAGGAACATATTACATGTACGGTCGCCAGTCAATGCAGTGCTCTGGAGCAAGTGCAAATCCTGAGACTGTGGAAGGGATGTTGGGAAGCTTAG GTAATTTACTGAAGCTTCTGGATATCTCATCAGAGGATAATGTCTTGCCAACAACATATGGGAGCTTACATCCACCTCTTGGGAAGCATCGTCTGAAG ATTATAGAGTTTGTTTCAGTCTTGGTGAGTGTTAGCAGTGAAGCTGCTGAAAAGGAGTTGATTCGGCTTGGTGCTGTTAAACGCATCTTAGAATTGTTTTTTGA GTATCCATACAACAACTTTTTGCATCATCATGTTGAGACTATAATAATTTCGTGCCTGGAGAGTAAGAATATTCAATTTGTTGACCATCTTCTTAGTGACTGTAATCTTCTCTTGAAAATTCTCGAGGCAGAGAAAAACTCAACGCTTGCTGCTGATCAATCCAAg CCAACGGCCTCTGTTGAGGGAAGAACCCCACCCAGGATTGGAAACATTGGGCATGTGACGCGAATAGCTAACAAACTTGTTCAACTAGGGAACAATAATAATGGCATACAGTCGCGTCTGCAG GAGAATAGTGAATGGATTGATTGGCAGACAAATATTCTTCAAAAACGGAATGCtgtggaaaatgttttccagtGGGCTTGTGG GAGACCCACATCACTGCATGACCGAATGAGGGacagtgatgatgatgattatcaaGATAGAGACTATGATGTTGCAGCTCTGGCAAATAACTTAAGCCAGGCCTTCCGCTATGGAATCTATAACAACGATGAACTTGATGAG GCTCGTGGTTCACTTGAGCGGGATGATGAG GATGTCTATTTTGATGATGAGTCTGCTGAAGTTGTGATATCTTCACTACGTCTGGGGGACGATCAGGAAAG TGGATCACTTTTTACAAATTCCAACTGGTTTGCTTTTGAGGATGACAAAGAGATTCGTGAACAGTACACTGCTTTGGTTGCTTCTCCTTCACCTGACACAGAAGAAACTAATATTATTAGGCCCAGGACAAATGATGATGCAGCTgctgatgaagatgatgatttgGCAGACACTGCCTCATCTGATCGACCTGAGCCAAAACAAAGTTCTGATCATCCTGCACCCTCTAGTTTGTCTGAGGACTTGCATCGTGCTACAAGTAATGAAACCATTAAGCCTCCTGAATGGGTTGAATGGCGAGAAAACTCTAATACAATTGCAACATCCAATCAAACCTCGGATTCAGCTGGTGTTGCTGATGTGGTCGGGCCTCCTTTACCTAATGGCGACGTCAAAAAGGAATCAGAAGCTCCAAAGGATACTACTCggtcaaaagaagaaaatgctCATATTCCACCCACTAATGTGTGCACCAGTAATGTGAAAGAAGGATCATCAGGTGATACCTCACAGCCTCCAGAATCAGGTGGCAGCCAAAGCGCTAGCAATGCTAGTTCAAGTAGTGTGGAGAAGCCCCCTGCTGGAACGGTGGGATCATCTAGTGGAGAAACCAAAAAGTGA
- the LOC101263271 gene encoding DNA-damage-repair/toleration protein DRT111, chloroplastic encodes MLGGLYGDLPPPSSSGDDDKPTNATTANVWSSSAKMAPSALRKPFAPPQTLLRPQPKPKPQPSAAPKPNPSIPLDENTNPNPTFATTSFQPALVAVTSSVLEEYDPARPNDYEDYRREKKRKQMEAEVRRELEERERKEREREREEKEKREKERELNISGEEAWRRRAAMSGGGGGGGSAPPRSPSPPSGNEFSIGRSESGGLGLGAEGKMTAAQRMMAKMGWKEGQGLGKLEQGITTPLMAKKTDKRGGVIVASEAKQQQQQQQQQQQQQQAPEKKVKSVNFNMPPTRVVLLRNMVGPGEVDDDLEGEVAEECSKFGTVTRVLIFEITETNFPHEEAVRIFVQFERAEHATKALIELEGRFFGGRIVHACFYDEERFGNNELAPMPGEIPGF; translated from the exons ATGCTCGGCGGCTTATACGGCGATCTCCCTCCGCCGTCGTCCTCCGGCGACGATGACAAGCCAACCAACGCCACCACAGCTAATGTGTGGTCCAGCAGTGCTAAGATGGCTCCTTCAGCCCTTCGCAAACCCTTCGCCCCACCCCAAACACTTCTTCGACCTCAGCCGAAGCCCAAACCGCAGCCTTCAGCAGCTCCAAAACCTAATCCATCGATCCCTCTTGACGAGAACACTAATCCAAATCCCACCTTTGCAACGACGTCGTTTCAACCAGCCCTGGTGGCTGTTACCAGCAGTGTATTAGAAGAATACGACCCGGCTCGGCCGAATGATTACGAAGATTATCGGagggagaagaagaggaagCAAATGGAGGCTGAGGTGCGGAGAGAGTtggaagaaagagagagaaaggagagggagcgagagagggaggaaaaggagaagagagaaaaagagagagaattgAATATTTCAGGTGAGGAGGCATGGAGGCGGAGGGCGGCAATGAGTGGAGGTGGTGGAGGAGGAGGCAGTGCTCCCCCACGCTCGCCTTCGCCACCATCAGGGAATGAGTTTAGTATTGGGAGGTCAGAGAGTGGGGGTTTGGGATTGGGAGCGGAAGGAAAGATGACAGCTGCACAAAGGATGATGGCTAAGATGGGTTGGAAGGAGGGTCAGGGACTTGGAAAGCTGGAGCAGGGAATTACGACTCCATTGATGGCTAAGAAGACTGATAAGAGAGGTGGGGTTATAGTGGCTAGTGAAGCaaagcagcagcagcaacagcagcagcaacaacaacaacaacaacaggcacctgaaaagaaggttaagagTGTCAATTTCAATATGCCTCCAACAAGGGTCGTGCTGCTTAGGAATATG GTTGGTCCTGGCGAGGTTGATGATGACCTAGAAGGTGAGGTGGCTGAAGAGTGCTCTAAGTTTGGTACTGTAACTCGTGTCTTAATATTTGAGATTACAGAAACAAATTTCCCTCATGAAGAAGCTGTTCGGATATTCGTTCAATTTGAGAGAGCAGAACACGCAACTAAAGCCCTTATAGAACTTGAAGGTCGATTTTTTGGCGGTAGGATTGTTCATGCCTGTTTCTACGACGAGGAGAGGTTTGGCAATAACGAATTAGCTCCCATGCCAGGAGAAATTCCTGGCTTTTGA
- the Lehsr203 gene encoding Abhydrolase superfamily protein, which translates to MVHDKQVKDVVSGWLTVFDDGSVDRTWTGPPEVKFMAEPVPPHDDFIDGVAVKDVVAGENSGSRFRIYLPERNDSSVDKLPVILHFHGGGFCISQADWFMYYAVYTRLARVANAIVVSVFLPLAPEHRLPAACDAGFAGLLWLRDVSREQGHEPWLNEYADFNRVFLIGDSSGGNVVHQVAARAGEEDLSPMKLAGAIPIHPGFMRSQRSKSELEQEQTPFLTLDMVDKFMELALPIGSTKDHPITCPMGDAAPAVEELKLPPYLYCVAEKDLIKDTEMEFYESLKTGEKDVELLINNGVGHSFYLNKIAVDMDPVTGSATEKLFEAIAEFINKH; encoded by the coding sequence ATGGTTCATGATAAGCAAGTTAAAGATGTAGTTTCCGGTTGGCTTACAGTTTTTGACGACGGTTCAGTAGACCGGACATGGACTGGTCCACCTGAAGTCAAGTTCATGGCTGAGCCTGTTCCACCGCATGACGACTTCATTGACGGCGTTGCCGTCAAAGATGTGGTCGCCGGGGAGAATTCCGGTAGTCGTTTCCGTATTTACTTACCTGAACGTAATGATAGTTCGGTTGATAAGCTTCCCGTCATTCTTCACTTCCACGGCGGTGGTTTTTGTATCAGCCAAGCTGATTGGTTCATGTACTATGCTGTCTACACTCGCTTAGCGCGTGTGGCAAACGCTATTGTTGTTTCCGTCTTCCTACCTCTGGCGCCGGAGCACCGCCTCCCTGCCGCTTGTGATGCCGGCTTCGCCGGCCTCCTCTGGCTCCGTGACGTATCCCGGGAACAAGGTCACGAGCCCTGGCTCAACGAATACGCCGATTTCAACCGCGTATTCCTCATCGGAGACAGCTCCGGCGGAAACGTCGTCCATCAAGTTGCCGCCAGAGCCGGAGAAGAAGACTTATCTCCGATGAAGCTCGCCGGCGCAATCCCGATCCATCCAGGCTTCATGCGATCCCAGCGAAGCAAATCGGAGCTAGAACAGGAACAAACCCCCTTTCTAACCTTAGATATGGTGGATAAATTTATGGAACTGGCTTTACCGATTGGTAGCACTAAGGATCACCCGATCACTTGTCCGATGGGTGATGCGGCACCGGCGGTGGAGGAGCTGAAATTGCCGCCTTACTTGTACTGTGTAGCGGAGAAGGATCTGATAAAAGACACTGAAATGGAATTTTACGAATCACTGAAAACAGGGGAAAAAGATGTTGAACTGTTGATTAACAATGGCGTGGGACACAGTTTTTACCTGAACAAAATTGCTGTTGATATGGACCCTGTTACTGGTTCTGCAACTGAAAAGCTTTTTGAAGCCATTGCAGAGTTCATCAACAAGCACTGA